A DNA window from Drosophila biarmipes strain raj3 chromosome 2R, RU_DBia_V1.1, whole genome shotgun sequence contains the following coding sequences:
- the LOC108030260 gene encoding protein N-terminal glutamine amidohydrolase has product MTTDFLFPKIADCSYVSCYCEENVWKLCEQVKRTRPEELSKCYAVFVSNEGRTVPLWRQKAGRGDDQVVIWDYHVFFMHNPSLNRCLVFDLDTTLPFPTYFHKYVTETFRSDLALRPEHHRFFRVIPADTYLIEFSSDRRHMRRPDGSWIKPPPSYPPILSNSNMHCLGDFICMSAGKGPGAVYSLSEFVQNFYKSPHVMAQNNK; this is encoded by the exons CGAGGAGAACGTGTGGAAGCTCTGCGAGCAGGTGAAGCGGACGAGGCCCGAGGAGCTGTCCAAGTGCTACGCCGTCTTCGTCTCCAACGAGGGTCGCACCGTGCCACTCTGGCGCCAGAAGGCCGGACGAGGCGACGATCAAGTTGTGATATGG GACTACCACGTCTTCTTCATGCACAATCCCTCGCTGAACCGCTGTCTGGTGTTCGACCTGGACACCACGCTGCCCTTTCCCACATATTTCCACAAGTACGTGACGGAGACGTTCCGCTCCGATCTGGCCCTGCGACCGGAGCACCACAG ATTCTTCAGAGTCATACCCGCAGACACATATCTCATTGAGTTCTCTTCGGACCGCCGTCACATGCGTCGGCCGGATGGCAGTTGGATCAAGCCGCCGCCCTCGTATCCACCCATCCTCTCCAACT CGAACATGCACTGTCTGGGGGACTTCATTTGCATGAGCGCAGGAAAAGGTCCTGGAGCGGTATACAGCCTCTCGGAGTTCGTGCAGAACTTCTACAAGTCGCCCCACGTGATGGCCCAGAACAACAAGTAG